From Vanrija pseudolonga chromosome 1, complete sequence, a single genomic window includes:
- the SPAC22E12.19 gene encoding DNA oxidative demethylase ALKBH2, translating to MAKRKLPATTDSQQPPPRRSKRNVAPGPTAPPPRAPPAPAPKPPTRDGFEQWHMRELGFGADVYYHPSFIAEDDAVQWYHELAALDTCRLWYNPRITVYGKTITQSRAVAVYATTPGTSFKYSGAEIDVHYPLPPALRAMASRVEDALGVQFNHVMLNRYDDGSVYIGRHSDTRDNVVIASLSVGAERTFVMTPRLPPKASAIVVPPERSAELAKRETRRWLLANGSLLVMQGMTQDFWKHEIPKEPKVKHGRISLTFRQLA from the exons ATGGCAAAGCGCAAGCTCCCCGCGACCACAGACTCGCAgcaaccaccaccgcgtcgCTCAAAGCGCAATGTCGCACCAGGGCCCACagcacctccacctcgcgcccctcccgcccccgcccccaagCCTCCGACACGTGACGGCTTTGAACAATGGCACATGAGAGAGCTAGGTTTTGGCGCAGATGTCTACTACCACCCTTCG TtcatcgccgaggacgacgcggtgcAGTGGTaccacgagctcgcggccctTGACACCTGTAGGTTGT GGT ACAACCCCAGGATCACAGTCTACGGCAAGACCATCACGCAGTCGCGCGCAGTGGCAGTGTACGCGACGACCCCAGGCACGAGCTTCAAGTACTCTGGGGCCGAGATCGACGTGCACTACCCCCTTCCtcccgcgctgcgcgccatgGCCAGTCGCGTAGaggacgccctcggcgtgcagTTCAACCACGTCATGCTCAACCgctacgacgacggcagcgtaTACATTGG GCGTCACTCGGACACGCGCGACAATGTCGTCATTGCCAGCTTGAGCGTCGGTGCCGAGCGGACGTTTGTCATGACGCCTCGCTTGCCACCCAAGGCAAGTGCTATTGTCGTTCCACCGGAGCGCAGTGCCGAGCTGGCGAAGCGCGAGACGAGGCGCTGGCT CCTCGCCAATGGCAGTCTCCTCGTCATGCAGG GGATGACGCAGGACTTTTGGAAG CATGAGATCCCGAAAGAACCAAAAGTCAAACACGGTCGAATTAGCCTCACATTCCGGCAGCTGGCATAG
- the laeA_0 gene encoding Secondary metabolism regulator laeA, translating into MPNSLGQQDAGPSRHDQDHDNSNHDHSNSNHDHSNSNHDSGSTTVDKRERERLDTLHAAHTLLLSPAHDELISAHLADVHRSGRRSTVLDVGTGTGTWAFAMGRQHPFADIIGVDINWSAYGVQDSPHGNVEFRTVDLIHVKAMVMDIPHYPQLVERLAVTLKPRGLMILVESSMSFECIDGTPSAVVASWCSSLRDALATKNSDIDLPRNLDRTVAATGVFTSEFFFQEVGCPVGAYMRSGSERLLRAGRLHASVIQPTLWRLISSRLEPGPRRRNLESLSDECARDLISPSSRYIQRLFAVYAFKRPSSDRLLPRHRHSY; encoded by the exons ATGCCAAACTCGCTGGGCCAGCAGGACGCCGGCCCGAGCCGGCATGACCAAGACCACGACAACAGTAACCACGAccacagcaacagcaaccaCGAccacagcaacagcaaccacgacagcggcagcacCACGGTCGATaagcgcgagcgagagcg TCTCGACACGCTGCACGCGGCGCAcacgctcctcctctcgccggcacacgacgagctcatctCGGCCCACTTGGCGGACGTACATCGCTCCGGGCGGCGGAGTACGGTGCTAGACGTCGGCACA GGAACCGGCACCTGGGCATTCGCGATGGGCCGCCAACACCCTTTCGCGGACATTATCGGCGTCGA CATCAACTGGTCCGCATATGGCGTCCAAGACTCTCCGCACGGCAACGTCGAGTTCCGCACTGTTG ACCTGATACATGTCAAGGCCATGGTGATGGACATCCCGCACTACCCGCAGCTGGTCGAACGGCTCGCGGTGACGCTCAAGCCGAGAGGCCTCATGATCCTAGTCGAGAGCTCGATGTCCTTC GAATGCATAGACggcacgccctcggccgtcgtggcttcgtggtgctcgtcgctgcgggACGCCCTAGCCACCAAGAACT CCGATATCGACCTGCCGCGTAACCTCGACCGAACGGTAGCTGCCACCGGCGTATT CACGTCAGAGTTCTTCTTCCAGGAAGTAGGGTGCCCCGTCGGCGCGTACATGCGCAGTG GCTCGGAGCGCCTCCTCCGAGCGGGGAGGCTACACGCGTCCGTCATCCAGCCGACCTTGTGGCGCCTGATATCGAGCCGTCTGGAGCCCggaccgcggcggcggaacCTCGAGAGTCTGAGCGATGAATGCGCCCGCGAT CTCATatccccgtcgtcgcgctaCATCCAACGCCTGTTCGCAGTGTACGCCTTCAAGCGGCCGAGTAGCGATCGGCTCCTCCCCAGACATCGGCATTCCTACTAG
- the YIL166C_1 gene encoding putative transporter has translation MSAPVLVDTKGYTAPPRVDADRESLKDDEKSIESGGAGSGTNDDKNRTAAGDDRADDVHYGTQDTNEHGLNLKSHLGNPSEEESIILEKWYTPPDAYENKHRWDPRFKWTPEEEKKLTRRLDLRVTFIACICFAALQLDRGNINNALSDGMLKDLNLTTYHYNIGQTIFYTSFLFAELPSQMISKKLGSDVWIPIQMMGWSAVAIAQVGLTSLPSFYVTRALIGLIEGGFIADTILYLSYYYTSAELTIRLAYFWVSLTVTQIVAAFLAAGLLQLRHITHMAGWRWLFAIEGTMTFLIGVFAFFYLPPGPTQTSRNMWGKLRAKIRGKPSTGWFTEREEKIIVNKVLRDDPTKSSMHNREGLGLKELWKSFTDYDLWPLYILGLTTFLAPHTIGAYFTLSLRNLGYTTFETNMLTIPMQVLTIAGNLALAYLARRVNERILVSSLCPSYLFVFLLITIYLPTGASKWARWAVLTLVMSYPYPHPILVSLNSMNSGSVRTRTVASSLYNMFVQASSLISSNIYQPKDAPFYHRGNRVLLGLVVVNLLLFWATKGWYIWRNKQRDKIWNSWTHEQKQHYLETTKDEGNKRLDFRFIH, from the exons ATGTCAGCGCCTGTGCTGGTAGACACGAAGGGCTacactgcgccgccgcgcgtcgacgcggaccgcgagtcgctcaaggacgacgagaagtcgatcgagagcggcggcgcgggctcgggcaccaacgacgacaagaaccgcacggccgccggcgacgaccgcgCAGACGACGTGCACTACGGCACGCAGGACACCAACGAGCACGGCCTGAACCTCAAGAGCCACCTCGGCAACCCGTCGGAAGAAGAAAGCATCATCCTGGAGAAATGGTACACCCCGCCGGACGCGTACGAGAACAAGCACCGCTGGGACCCGCGCTTCAAGTGGACGCCCGAGGAGGAAAAGAAGCTCACGCGCCggctcgacctgcgcgtcACGTTCATCGCGTGTATCTGCTTTGCTGCACTGCAGCTCGACCGCGGCAACATCAACAATGCGCTCAGTGACGGCATGCTCAAGGACCTCAACCTGACGACGTACCACT ACAACATCGGCCAGACAATCTTCTACACCTCGTTCCTGTTCGCCGAGCTCCCCTCGCAGATGA TCTCCAAGAAGCTCGGGTCAGACGTCTGGATCCCCATCCAGATGATGGGCtggtcggccgtcgccatcgcgcaggtcggcctgACGTCCCTGCCCTCGTTCTAcgtcacgcgcgcgctcatcgGCCTCATCGAGGGCGGGTTCATCGCCGACACGATCCTGTACCTGTCCTACTACTACACTTCAGCCGAGCTCACCATCCGCCTCGCCTACTTCTGGGTCTCGCTCACGGTCACGCAGATCGTGGCTGCGTTCCTCGCTGCAgggctgctgcagctgcgcCACATTACGCacatggctggctggcgctgg CTCTTCGCAATTGAGGGCACAATGACCTTCCTCATCGGCGTCTTCGCCTTCTTTTACCTGCCCCCCGGGCCGACGCAGACCAGCCGCAACATGTGGGGCAAGCTGCGCGCCAAGATCCGCGGCAAGCCCAGCACCGGGTGGTtcaccgagcgcgaggagaagatCATCGTCAACAAGGTACTGCGTGACGACCCGACCAAGTCGTCGATGCACAACCGCGAGGGCTTGGGCCTCAAGGAGCTGTGGAAGTCGTTCACAGACTACGACCTTTGGCCATTGTACATCCTCGGCTTgaccaccttcctcgccccgcACACTATCGGCGCGTACTTTACCCTCTCGCTGCGCAACCTCGGCTACACGA CGTTCGAAACCAACATGCTCACCATCCCCATGCAGGTGCTCACCATCGCGGGCAATCTCGCGCTGGCGTACCTCGCCCGCAGGGTGAACGAGCGCATCCTCGTCTCGTCCCTCTGCCCGTCGTACCTCTTCGTGTTCCTGCTCATCACTATCTACCTCCCGACCGGCGCTAGCAAGTGGGCCCGCTGGGCCGTGCTTACGCTGGTCATGAGCTATCCT TACCCCCATCCCATCCTCGTCTCGCTCAACTCGATGAACTCGGGCTCGGTACGCACGCGCACCGTCGCGTCATCCCTCTACAACATGTTCGTGCAGGCCTCGTCGCTCATCTCGTCCAACATCTACCAGCCCAAGGACGCGCCGTTCTACCACCGCGGCAACCgcgtgctcctcggcctcgtcgtcgtcaacctGCTCCTGTTCTGGGCCACAAAGGGCTGGTACATCTGGCGCAACAAGCAGCGCGACAAGATTTGGAACTCGTGGACCCACGAGCAGAAGCAGCACTACCTCGAGAcgaccaaggacgagggTAACAAGCGTCTCGACTTTAGGTTCATCCACTag